CCACCGCGGCGAAAATGGCGCCCCCGCCCGAGCGCCCCCTCCGCGAGCAGCACCCCCGGCCGGACCGCCTgctccccgccgccccgctcccccccggccccggcggggacGGTGCCGCCGCCTCCCCGTGCCCGTGTCCCGTCGCGGACGGACCTGCTCGGGGGCGGCCGCCGCCATCTTTCCCCGCCGCGGCTGCGCGGGGCCCTCGAGCGCCCCCTGGCGCCGCTGCACGGGCCGGGTCCCCGCGCTCGCGCCCACCGGCGCTACCCGGCAGCGTCACCTGGCGGCCGCGAGCCATCCACGCGCCCCGCGAGGCGCCTCGCTGCCCCCCATTACCGTGGCACCGCCATCGCCGCGCCAGCCGTTGCGACACCACCGCGGCTGTAGAAGCCCTCGGACGCGGCCAAGCCCAGGGAAGGGGGCCGGGCTGGCATTACCATCTCCATTACACCTGCGCCGCCCGACGAATACTCCCGGAGGGACAGCAGAGCGAGCTGACATCTAGCCATGGCCAAAGACTTAAAGAACTTGGTGGGCGCGGGAAGCGCCCGGGAGCTGCAAGAGAAGctggagagctggcagcagaactACGAGGTGAGTGCTGCCACTTCTCGGGGCCAGAGGCAGCGGCGCCCGCTCGGGGTTCCACGGGCCGGTCTGGGACACTGCCCGGCACCGCGTCCAGTTGGCGCAGTTTTAACACCTGTTAAGCTCCCACAGCTTCAGTTATTTGGCTTTTTGTCCGTGACAAGGTTCCCTGAAAAGAAGGGTTGGAGGTGAAAAGTGAGATTTTATCGGTACGGGCTGTGCTTAGGAGAGAGCGTTGGAAACCGGCAGGTGAAAGGACCACGGTTGGGGCTGTGCTCAGAAGGAGTCGGTTGGGGCCCAGAAACGGTCAGAAAAACGTGAGGCAAAAGGCTGCTGCAAGTGAGAAGGGGTTATccagcatcccagctcctctgggtaGGGAAACCTGTTAGAGTGAAAGGATGCTGCAAGTGAGAAGGGCTTATCCAGCATCCCAGCTCTTGTGGGCGGGGAAGGCTGTTGGAGTGGAAGGCAGCGCGCAGCACGGCCGCCAAACGGCTCCGGGGCGCGCGGCGCTGAGGGACGAGTTTCCGTTGCGAGGGGAAGGCTGCCGGCGGTGCGGTGGGATCCATGAGGGAGCGACAGGAAACCGAGGAGTGGAAAGTGAAACAGTGGAAGCAGTAGAGAAAGGGTAAAATTAGGGAAAGATGAGACTTCTCAGCTGTGACTTtgctcagtggaaaaaaatcttgacagAGTTTCCCGTCCTGCATCCCCAGGTGGTCATGAGCCTGTAACCACCTACTGTGTGTGCTGTGGTTGGTGAGAAAAGAGATGCAGTGTTTTCAGGGGaaatcagtttttttcttttacttcgTGGTTGAATAGGAGTTACATAGCCAGTGTAACTCTCTGCAAGATTCATGGCAAAGGACAGTTTTAAGGAGTTTGGGAGTAGCTGGTAAAGCTACCACAGAGGAGGCCAGAGGAGGAACAGTGTCATGCATTTCAAAATCTTGCAAATGGTTGTTGGAGGTAGACCTTAGAAGGGCTGAGTAACAGTGGGATCTGACCTCTCCATCATAAGTTGGTTAGGAATAGTCTTTATGGTCTTGGGAAATGAAGATGAACAGTTTCAGGCTGCAGTTGTAGAAAAAGAGGAGTTGCCAGATGGAAATACCGTGTTATGTTGCTGTAATGAGctggaaaaatgcagtttgcAGCCGTGTTCTTGTGGAGGTGAGCAGGTTTACTGCGCTCCCCAAGGCCTGAGGAAAGCATATTGCAGCAATCAAAACACAAGCTGATGGGGGTATGGGTGGGAATTTCAGCTGTTTTGGAAGCTTGTAAAAACCATATGGAGTCATTAAAACCTGAAGACCTAGAGGGTGATCTATGTAGAAGGTGATACACAAGTTACAGGTAAAGATAAGGGAAGCATGTACAAAGTGTGTATTCTTCTGGCAGGTCCATTAGTATCCTGAACAGATTAACCCCATCAACTCCTTTTCAAAATTGCATTTACTGAAGGTGATGTAGTTTTGCTGTTTCCTAGGCATAATGCTGGGTTTTGCTCCTTCAGTAGTATATGTTTCAGTTTGTAACTCTTAAAAATCAGGTGAAATTGCATGGAGGCTTCATGTGACTGCTGAAAAAGCAAGATAAGAGCCTTATATGTATTATTTCAGCTAATGTGGGAAACCAGattttgggctatttttaaaaagccaacaaTCTGCtggattattattttaataactaCTGAAAGATTTCAACTCAACTTCAACTTGTGGTTGCATCCTCTTTATGATGGAAAAGGAATACGCTTTCTCAAGTAGTGAATGAACTGGGTCATGGAAGTCCTGATGTTTTGCTCATTTGCCTCTTAGAAGTGAGTATTCAAAAATTAGTATTCTAATGCATCCAGTAAGAAAAGGTTGGGAAGATGTAATTATGGGGGGGGTACATGCCATGATTGTAACAGGAATAACTTTAAGTAAGAAAACCCACACAGATCTAATAATGCACATTAATTTACAGGGGAATTCTCCTGATGAAAATCTGAGCCAATGCCGTGAAATATTAGAACTGAACTCTGCAATTcaaaagcagctctgctccatttttaatgaaacatcTCAAGGAGGTAAATTGGTGCCTGGTCTAATTACTAACACATTTCACATGTGTTTTCCAACTCTGGCTTTTTATGTGAGTGTTCTCACCATTTCTTAATGCATGTGTTTTCTTAGATGAATgtgcagcaaaaataaaaagctgtatCTTGCCGAGTGTATGCTGTGCTACTTCAGGAAGTGACAACCTTACTCAGGTGAGTAAGAAACTTACTTTAAGGGAATAGAACTATGTGATTTATACCTGTGGAAGTGCTTGAATGACTTTCTGTTAATATTAGCCTCCGTCAGATTTTACTTAATGAAATATGTCCTTAATTGCTTGTGGAGACACCTATGGAGACAACCATGCTATTATGGAGGAATTTGCTTTGTATAAGAAGTCTGTGTTATTATACTGCTTTCCTTTTCTAGGTGCAGATTTGccatttacatttacatttgcAGAGACATAATAACAGTATTTATGCCATATATCTTTTAGAAAAAATAGCACTGTGAAAATACATATGTAAGCTGAAGGTGTGCACAAACTCCATGCATTAATCTGTGAgctccttttacttttttttttttttttgaaggaaaaaactcAAAGGATATCTTAACATTGTATTGTTTCCTAGagtgttaaaaaaagaagtgttcaTGTGTGTCATGATACCACCATGCTACTGCCATGATATTTGGAGCTCATATGTGTTTGGTATTTACTGAAGGGGTTGTAAAACTAACAGTTTGATACTAACAGAAAAGATAGATCTCTTGTGGCTTTCtggtttgaaagaaaataagagagtTGGCTAATTCAGGCTAGGGGAAGATCTTCAAGATCCTGAGATTTGACAGTGATGTCTCCATGTTCTTTGGTTTCTCATTTTTACACCTGCTctgtcaaaatatttcacaattaaaataggacaaataaaaagtgaaatcCCTTAAGAGTCAGAGTCTAGTATAAAGCAGGAGTGGTGGTGTGCCGAAACCCCCCCAAAATATAAAACAACAAAGTTATTAAATGACAGTACACCAGGAATACCTGTTACAGATTTGTAATTGCATGTGACattcaaaatttaaagaaaagccTGTTGCACAGTTACTAATTTAATTCCAGTACTAGCTGGCCATTCTATGGGTTGTTAAAGGCAGCTGCATGTATAGTAGTGTGCTTTCTGGAATGCTACTTGCCTTCTGTGGTCtaataactttttttgttgttttgaataAATGAATTCCCAAAAAGTTTACTTGAGTTGGTGATTTAGTCAATCAGAAGTTGactaactgaaaaaaaccaactacGCAACACATCTGCAAAATGCTTTATTCTGATGATTCGGGCAGTAAATCTGCATATGCTGACCTTCCATAATTTCTACCATGAGGTATAAAATAAGTGAATATTTCACTTTCTATAATTGAGTCCTTCTTTGGTGTGCCTGAAAGGTATTGCATATGTCTCGTAGAGAATGCAATagcttttcttctcagtttctttAGGAATGGTCGttgctgaaatatttagaaatacaaatgcCCATTATGCTCTAGTACTTTACCAAAGGAATCTATAAGGTAGAACATTCAAGCAATGTGACTTCATTTCCTGGTAGGATTCAGCTGAAGGAGAGCTACAGCTGAGAGATTTGGCCTGCAAACCAAAATGTGAACTGCAAGACCTGGAGGACAAACTAAGTGAAACCCGTGCACAGATCAACCAGATGGAACGAGAGTAGGGAGATTAACTGCAgttctttctgtttgctttttggtttttttcccttgatgtCTAAGTATTGATAGAGatttgtaaaatgttttatttctggcCTAAAACCAGCGTTTCAAAATGCATCTGAGCTCTGTATCATGTGTGTATCTCCAAAGTGGCGTACAAATGATACAGTCACACCCACATTCATAAATTGACTTGGTAGGTTTTGCTTTTGGCAGAGGTGTTGAAAAACATGCTAGTATTCTACATAAAAAGGTTTGTATAGTCCCTGACAATGCCTTGTGGAGTTATAGTCTATGAAATGTTGCATGCTGAGCAAAccctaaataaaaaaaatcaattgagTAGCTACAGTGTAACATATATTGAAGGATCTACAACATGTCACAATTAATTATACAATGTAATTGATATGTCAATATCTGAAAAGATAAAAGCCATTGTCATAAGATGGAGGAGGAGAGTTGGATTTCCAGATAAGTGACTAGGCCTGAAGTGTTTTTGTCTAGTTgcataaaacatattttacagagcattataatattaaaattactAAATTGCTTCAGATAGAAGTTTGTGCAGTTCCATGGCCATTTAACAGGTAGCTCGAAGTGGCAGACACATTCTCATGCATCCTATTACCATAGGAACAATGAATGTTCCACAAGTCTTGGGTCAGTGCATTAAGTGATATAATTTCATGCCCTTACTAAGTGATTCCAAGAATATCAGTTTGGATTCTCCCCATGCCTATTTCTACAGCTCATCTTcccaaatctgcttttctttcccagaataGTAGAATTCTTTAGCCCTCTGTTACTACTGTTCTGCTGGAAGTCCTTCCTGAAGCAGCTGACTTACGATGGAACTGGGCAGTCTTTCCTCTTAGCAGATGTTGCTGGCCATATTACCTGTGGTCATCTCAGTCAGCTTGTTCCTTAAAAAGGTGGAACAAGAATCCTGTCAATTGATAAATGCTGGAGCTTTTGTTGATTCAGATCCTCAAAAAAATCTCACCAGGGTCGTCCagtaaagaaaaggaaggacagAGTGAATACcttcaaaataaagagaaaacatcttttctttttttccttacacttTTGATAAGAGACAAGCAACAGTAATACTGGTGTttggagggaaagcagagatgtTGGGATAGTTTTTAATATTAACTAAGAGCACATGACAGAAGGTAAACTTGCTTCACTGGTTGTCTGCCAATCTTTAAGAATCACTCCTTTTGGGGACAGCCGGTGAGGAATTGTTAGCTTTTGGTATTACTTGAATAACATCTGTGGTATCTTTTGACTGACTAATATATTTTAGCAAACAAAATAGCCCAAGAACCTGATAGAAGACAATATGTAGATTCTTAATCTGtaggaaagaaaactgagatGGTTTAGTTAACATCTTAAATATGAGATGAGAATcttaaatgagaaagaaattagTTTCTTTTAGGCCTGATCATCTGAGCTAGCATAAGGACGCCAAATGGCTTGCTCgataattttcctattttttctgCCCCTTTTGTTTGATGATGAGGATTAATTGATAGGTAGTTTACACTGATAGAAGGACATCTTATGACTGACTGTTCTGTGTGATTAAGTCTGAAGTCTTCCCGTGCTGAACCCTGCAGCTTAAGGAGATTACAGCAACTGGACGAGTACGAGCAGAAGATTGAAAACTTGCGGGATGAGATTGCTATGCTGGATTGCAAAAAGTCTGTTATCCAGAGCAGGTAGAGGCCTTACTCAGAGAAGTCACTGAATCATAGAAATTGGTCATGTTAGGTAGCAtgaatttctttctcctttaaattgaaatataaacaaaatcCAAGCTTTTTCACTTTGTTATGAAGGACCATAAACTCTTTAGATGATTTGTTCTAGTgcccaaatattttattttaaagcagctaTGTTAGGTTTCAGACAAAACAGCAAATAATGCACCTTTACAAAATACATGGAGAGCAACTGTATGAAAGTTTTTTTGTTGATGAGTCCTCTTTTAAAGAGATCTGCCCTGTAGTTGTAGTGTTCAATTTTTACGTGTTTGACTTCAGCAGTACTCTTCAGTGCTACTGAAAGAGGAACAAATCTCCAAAATATTACTAGTTAAAAGTGTGTTTCCTAGGAACAAAGTGCTTGGCCTTACATGCTTTACAAGTTACTTTACTTTTACCATTTATGCTTTAGGCCATAAAACATATTATGAAAATGCCTTCATATTAGACTAACCAGCTGTAGCTTCTTTAATTCCTTTGGCTCAAAACTCACCTTACCCTTCTAAAGATTAAATTGATGAAGAAATGGGCCATAGGGAAAAGTATCTGAGGATGGTAAAGTGACATGAAGCTTCTTCGCATGTGTGTCGTAGGCTTGCGCAGACCTGCTCTCCACCGTGTCGTCTGAGGGCCTGCTCTCCTCTACCGTGCCGTCTGAGGGCCTGTATCTCTCCTCCACCATGTCCTTTGAGGGCCTGCTCTCCTCCACCATGCCGTCTGAGGCCCTGTATCTCTCCTCCACCATGCCCTTTGAGAGCCTGCTCTCCTCTACCGTGCCGTCCGAGGGCCTGCTCTCCTCTACCGTGCCGTCCGAGGGCCTGCTCTCCTCTACCATGCCGTCCAAGggcctgctctcctctgccGTGCCGTCCAAGGGCCTGCTCTCCACCATGCCGTTTGAGAGCCTGCTCTCCACCATGCCGTTTGAGAGCCTGCTCTCCTCTACCATGCCGTCCAAGGGCCTGCTCTCCTCTACCATGCCGTCCGAGGGCCTGCTCTCCTCTACCATGCCGTCCGAGGGCCTGCTCTCCTCTACCATGCCGTCCAAGGGCCTGCTCTCCTCTACCATGCCGTTTAAGggcctgctctcctctgccGTGCCGTCCGAGggcctgctctcctctgccGTGCCGTCCAAGGGCCTGCTCTCCACCATGCCGTCTGAGGGCCTGCTCTCCTCCACCGTGCCCTTTGAGGCCCTGCTCTCCTCTACCGTGCCGTCCGAGggcctgctctcctctgccGTGCCGACTGAGGGCCTGCTCTCCACCATGCCGTCTgaggccctgctctcctccagtgTGCCCTTTGAGGACCTGCTCTCCTCCGCCGTGCGGTGTCAGGCCCTGTGTGAGGCCCTGTGTGAAGCCCTGTGTCAGGCCCTGCGTCAGGCCCTGTGTCTCTCCTCTGCCGTGCCGTGTCAGGCCCTGTGTCAGGCCCTGCGTCAGGCCCTGTGTCCGTCCTCCCAAGTGCCGCGCCCTTTGCGCGAGGCCCTGTTCACCTCCCCGGCTCAGGCGGGGCAGCGCTTCACACCGCGCCTGCCTCATAGCTCGCTATAACTTCATTTATGCGAAAGAACGCCTGGAGGCAGAGACTGCTTTGAGGCGATACATCTGTGACTTGGAGACGGTGCAGAGGATAATATATGTTGCAGCTGTGGTGAGAAAGAAATATTACTTCTTATTTTACAGGCTGGAGGTGTGTTGTAAAATACTATGTCTGCAGTGGTTTAAATCGTGGGTAAATTAGCGTTTCTGTCAagtgcagagaagaaaagctttcttctcttttttattttgatttttttttcttccccgCACACTTCTACATTGAACTCTCAATGTAGTGTCCTACCTGACCTGTCCTAAGATTGGAACAGGGTCAACGATTCAATGTACTGGTACTAAAAGAGTGAAATTGGGTCTGAAATTGGTCAAGTGATTTGGTCTGAAAGGTACATGGTATCTCCAGTGATCAACATTGCCTTAGTTAGAAAAATTCTTTTGGGAATGCTGCTTTAAATACTACAACACTACAAAGCTAAAGATTTTTCCATATCATGCTTTCCTTATGCTTGTAGCTATGTGCTTTTTTAGTTTAACTGGGTCCCTTGAGACCACCTAGATACCCCACATTTACCATGAACTCAGTTTGAAGAAagtcttcattttttctgtattgaatCTTCTTTTCTATGAAAATGGTGTAACACATACCTGTATTAGAGAGGCAGCATCTCTTAATGTGTGTGATCCCTAGCACATTTTACTTACTgaagattttttctttcagccgTCATTCAGTTTACACTCTCCAATTCAACCTCTTTTCCCAACAAATGAGGTGTTCCTGTCTCACGGGTTAGGCTGTGGCACATAAAATGCTGTTACTCATATCTTTGAATGTGATTGCATTGATCACGGGTATGTGATGGAATCCTGTGCAAATATAGAAGATTAGGTGGGAAACTTTTCAATCTTATC
Above is a window of Motacilla alba alba isolate MOTALB_02 chromosome 4, Motacilla_alba_V1.0_pri, whole genome shotgun sequence DNA encoding:
- the SPATA18 gene encoding mitochondria-eating protein, producing MAKDLKNLVGAGSARELQEKLESWQQNYEGNSPDENLSQCREILELNSAIQKQLCSIFNETSQGDECAAKIKSCILPSVCCATSGSDNLTQDSAEGELQLRDLACKPKCELQDLEDKLSETRAQINQMERDLKSSRAEPCSLRRLQQLDEYEQKIENLRDEIAMLDCKKSVIQSRLAQTCSPPPCVRPPKCRALCARPCSPPRLRRGSASHRACLIARYNFIYAKERLEAETALRRYICDLETVQRIIYVAAVESFRAAKMSFWKVKINVKDTLSICHRGGPSSLEVAVLDYIACHKDLYDVCTSVHEVVCSLNRNPKLPCPGEVDFVVISNLIRELCCLAYSMQTLIPPLDISFGIDGECFNRNMYYRSFDSDFTAPFVAYHVWPALIEDGTVIVKGEVVTKKMVMCPRRCRIRSRSCSCGRPLLCGQVARSRSLSTVRVKRRC